In Blastopirellula sp. J2-11, a single genomic region encodes these proteins:
- a CDS encoding sulfatase, with translation MLRYLFFIIAAFSLSPVTLSAAERPNFIIIIGDDVGWNDVGPYGHPHVKTPNLDRMAAAGIRFDAAFLTCSSCSPSRCSIVTGRYPHSTGAAELHMPLPADQVVFAGLLKQAGYYTGAAGKWHLGKPAEKNFDRIMGGRPSGCENWETMLRERPRDQPFFMWFASNDAHRPYTANTIEKPHRRDEIVVPPFLPDEPPVRDDLGMYYDEIARLDEYVGKVMAELKEQGVADNTFVLFMSDNGRPFPRSKTTIYDSGVKTPFLVQWPAGVRPGQTTESLVSAVDIAPTILELAGLPKSPTFQGKSFAPILKDPRSETRDYVFSEHNWHDYQAFERSIRSKNYLYIYNALPHLSGSPPADAVRSPTFETMLKLEEAGKLPADQRGPLMTPRPQEELYDVKSDPFQLRNLVDQPQYAQTLERMRGEYHGWASRTEDAVPQQWTPDKFDRKSGLPLQKK, from the coding sequence ATGCTCAGGTATTTGTTCTTTATCATCGCGGCATTCAGTCTCTCCCCGGTGACGCTGTCCGCCGCCGAGCGACCCAATTTCATTATTATTATCGGAGATGACGTTGGGTGGAATGACGTAGGCCCCTACGGTCATCCTCATGTCAAAACGCCGAATCTTGATCGGATGGCGGCGGCGGGGATCCGCTTTGACGCTGCTTTTCTGACTTGTAGCTCTTGTAGCCCCAGTCGCTGCAGTATTGTGACGGGAAGATATCCCCACAGCACCGGCGCGGCGGAACTTCACATGCCGCTTCCTGCCGATCAGGTCGTTTTCGCCGGCCTATTAAAACAAGCAGGCTACTACACCGGCGCCGCGGGAAAATGGCATCTCGGCAAGCCGGCCGAAAAGAATTTTGATCGGATCATGGGGGGGCGCCCGAGCGGCTGCGAAAATTGGGAAACGATGCTCCGCGAGCGTCCGCGGGATCAACCCTTTTTTATGTGGTTCGCCTCGAATGACGCGCACCGGCCTTATACGGCTAACACCATTGAGAAGCCGCATCGGCGCGACGAGATCGTCGTTCCCCCGTTTTTGCCGGACGAACCTCCGGTGCGCGATGACTTGGGGATGTATTACGACGAAATCGCTCGACTCGACGAGTATGTCGGCAAAGTGATGGCCGAACTGAAAGAACAAGGGGTCGCCGACAATACTTTCGTCTTGTTCATGTCCGACAATGGGCGTCCGTTTCCGCGCAGCAAGACGACGATCTACGACAGCGGCGTGAAGACGCCGTTCCTCGTGCAGTGGCCGGCTGGCGTACGACCGGGACAAACGACTGAGAGCCTGGTCAGCGCGGTCGATATCGCGCCGACGATCCTGGAACTTGCCGGACTTCCCAAGTCCCCCACATTTCAAGGGAAGTCATTTGCGCCGATCCTGAAGGATCCAAGGAGCGAAACGCGCGACTATGTTTTCTCCGAACATAACTGGCACGATTATCAGGCATTCGAACGCAGCATTCGCTCCAAAAATTATCTCTACATCTACAACGCGTTGCCCCATCTGAGCGGATCTCCTCCGGCCGACGCCGTGCGCAGCCCAACCTTCGAGACGATGTTGAAGCTAGAGGAAGCAGGAAAGCTGCCCGCCGATCAGCGCGGTCCATTGATGACTCCGCGACCGCAAGAAGAACTTTACGATGTAAAGAGCGATCCCTTTCAGCTCCGGAATCTGGTCGATCAGCCGCAATACGCGCAGACGTTGGAGAGGATGCGAGGAGAATACCACGGGTGGGCCAGTCGGACCGAAGACGCCGTTCCGCAGCAATGGACGCCAGACAAGTTTGATCGCAAGTCAGGATTGCCGCTCCAAAAGAAATAG
- a CDS encoding ATP-binding cassette domain-containing protein — MALISVRDVSISFHTAPLLNQANLQIEPGERVCLVGRNGTGKSTLLRMLAGEQATDAGDVVVGPEVRVATLSQTATAGEDQTVFDLVAAGLGDMGETLAEYHHLTHQIAVEATDEVVNRLDQLQHKLDMEDGWNQHQWVEQAISATKLDGDSNFAELSVGKKRRALFAQALASKPHVLLLDEPTNHLDIESILWLEEFLLSFDGTIVFVTHDRMFAQKLATRVVDIDRGKLTSWTCGFDEYVIRKEAALEAEEKQNALFDKRLAQEEVWVRQGIKARRTRNEGRVRALKKMRDEYQSRRTRIGTVKFDVQQAERSGQVVIRAEDISHSFGDFVICKDFSTTIMRGDKIGVLGPNGVGKTTLLRILLGELKPTEGEVSVGSKVEIAYFDQLHAALNEEQTLRQNIGEENEFVNINGRSRHVIGYLQEFLFTPEQSNRPIKNLSGGERNRLLLARLFAKPSNLLILDEPTNDLDADTLDLLEDLVVNYAGTLIVVSHDRSFLNNVVTSTIAFEGDGFVKQYAGGYDDWLAQRKRQEEEAKALAKSSSKENDKRDTARARKLTNKEQQELKTLPAKIEALEAEQAQLQEQMADPTFYQKPAGEIKVVTTRLDAIGDEMLSAMERWEDLESIAGG, encoded by the coding sequence ATGGCGTTAATTTCTGTTCGAGACGTTTCCATCTCCTTTCATACGGCGCCGCTGTTGAATCAGGCCAATTTGCAGATTGAGCCTGGCGAGAGAGTCTGTCTGGTAGGTCGAAACGGAACCGGAAAATCGACGCTGCTGCGCATGTTGGCCGGCGAGCAGGCGACCGACGCAGGCGACGTTGTCGTCGGCCCAGAGGTCCGCGTCGCTACCTTATCGCAAACGGCGACTGCCGGAGAGGACCAAACGGTCTTTGATCTGGTCGCCGCAGGCTTGGGCGATATGGGCGAAACGCTGGCCGAATATCACCATCTGACCCATCAGATTGCAGTGGAAGCGACCGACGAAGTGGTCAACCGGCTCGATCAGCTGCAGCACAAGCTGGACATGGAGGATGGCTGGAATCAGCACCAATGGGTAGAGCAAGCGATCTCGGCGACCAAACTGGATGGAGACTCCAACTTCGCCGAGCTGTCAGTCGGCAAAAAACGTCGCGCCTTGTTCGCCCAGGCGCTCGCCAGCAAACCCCACGTTCTGCTGCTGGACGAACCGACCAACCACCTCGACATCGAATCGATTCTCTGGCTCGAAGAGTTCTTGCTCTCGTTCGACGGCACCATCGTCTTTGTGACGCACGATCGGATGTTCGCCCAAAAGTTAGCGACCCGCGTGGTCGATATCGATCGCGGCAAGTTAACTAGTTGGACCTGCGGGTTTGACGAATACGTCATCCGCAAAGAGGCGGCGCTCGAAGCGGAAGAAAAACAAAACGCCCTGTTTGACAAACGATTGGCGCAAGAAGAAGTCTGGGTCCGCCAAGGGATCAAGGCTCGCCGTACTCGCAACGAAGGCCGCGTGCGTGCACTCAAGAAGATGCGAGATGAATACCAAAGTCGCCGGACCCGGATCGGCACGGTCAAGTTTGACGTGCAACAAGCCGAACGGTCGGGACAGGTCGTCATTCGGGCCGAGGATATCAGCCACTCGTTTGGTGATTTCGTCATCTGTAAAGACTTCTCGACCACCATCATGCGGGGAGACAAGATCGGCGTGCTCGGCCCCAACGGCGTCGGCAAGACGACGCTGCTTCGCATTCTGCTGGGAGAATTGAAGCCGACCGAAGGGGAAGTTTCTGTCGGCAGCAAAGTGGAGATCGCCTATTTCGATCAGCTGCACGCCGCACTCAACGAAGAACAGACGCTGCGACAAAACATCGGCGAAGAAAACGAATTTGTGAACATCAACGGGCGTTCACGCCATGTCATCGGTTATCTGCAGGAATTTTTGTTCACGCCGGAACAGTCGAATCGCCCGATCAAAAATCTTTCAGGCGGAGAGCGAAATCGTCTGCTGCTGGCCCGCCTGTTCGCCAAACCGTCGAACTTGCTGATTCTTGACGAACCGACGAATGATCTCGACGCCGACACGCTCGATCTGCTGGAAGACCTGGTGGTGAACTACGCCGGAACGCTGATCGTGGTCAGCCACGATCGTAGTTTCCTCAACAACGTCGTCACGTCGACAATCGCGTTTGAAGGAGACGGCTTCGTCAAACAATATGCCGGCGGTTACGACGATTGGCTCGCCCAGCGGAAACGCCAGGAAGAAGAAGCCAAAGCCTTGGCGAAATCTTCCAGCAAAGAAAACGACAAACGCGACACCGCCCGAGCGCGAAAATTGACCAACAAAGAGCAGCAAGAATTAAAAACGCTGCCGGCCAAAATCGAGGCGCTGGAAGCGGAACAAGCCCAACTGCAAGAGCAGATGGCCGATCCGACCTTCTATCAGAAACCTGCCGGCGAAATCAAAGTTGTCACAACTCGATTGGATGCGATCGGCGACGAAATGCTCTCGGCGATGGAGCGGTGGGAAGACCTTGAGTCAATCGCCGGCGGTTAG
- a CDS encoding heme-copper oxidase subunit III encodes MIKDSLSVLPMRREIHQARLGFFLFIATLSVFFAASLIAYFVIWSTSSIDRTVSFSGVPASLWISTLFMVGVGYALHRAVQSVRVEKQVWFRRWLFVAGGMALVFLVFQANGLNRLLAEHFASGPDIKLYGLMFVLVFVHALHVIGGLATLAMVTNRACRDGYDHENYVAVSICSDYWHFLDAVWLVMLVAFALTS; translated from the coding sequence ATGATCAAGGACTCGCTCTCGGTATTACCGATGCGCCGCGAGATTCACCAGGCACGGCTTGGATTTTTTCTGTTCATTGCGACGCTTTCCGTGTTTTTTGCGGCCAGCTTGATCGCCTATTTCGTCATTTGGTCGACCAGTTCGATCGACCGCACGGTCTCGTTCTCCGGCGTTCCGGCCAGTTTGTGGATCAGCACTCTATTTATGGTCGGCGTCGGCTACGCGCTGCATCGCGCCGTCCAATCGGTCCGCGTTGAGAAGCAGGTTTGGTTTCGCCGCTGGCTTTTTGTCGCTGGCGGAATGGCGCTGGTATTTCTCGTTTTTCAAGCGAACGGGCTGAATCGCCTGTTAGCCGAGCACTTCGCCAGCGGCCCTGACATCAAGCTATATGGCCTGATGTTTGTGTTGGTGTTTGTTCACGCATTGCACGTGATCGGCGGCTTGGCGACGCTGGCAATGGTCACCAATCGTGCCTGCCGCGATGGATACGACCACGAAAACTATGTCGCCGTGTCGATCTGCTCCGACTACTGGCACTTTCTCGACGCCGTCTGGCTGGTGATGTTGGTCGCGTTCGCGCTGACCAGTTAG
- a CDS encoding cytochrome C oxidase subunit IV family protein yields the protein MSDHAQHNDDSHGHGLHAHVMPMSTLLGTFTALLVLTGLTVAIYEIDFGAIDIWVAMGIATVKATLVAVYFMHLRYEKPFITLSFLFSLAFVALFISVTLMDAKEYEPQVEALHNSQMQEAAE from the coding sequence ATGAGCGATCACGCACAACATAACGACGATTCGCACGGTCACGGCCTTCATGCGCACGTGATGCCGATGAGCACCTTGTTAGGTACGTTCACCGCGCTGCTGGTGCTGACCGGGCTGACGGTGGCGATTTATGAAATCGACTTTGGCGCGATCGATATCTGGGTCGCCATGGGGATCGCGACGGTCAAAGCGACCTTGGTTGCGGTTTACTTCATGCATTTGCGATACGAGAAACCGTTCATCACGCTCTCGTTTCTCTTTTCGTTGGCGTTTGTCGCTTTGTTTATTAGCGTGACGCTGATGGACGCCAAAGAGTATGAACCCCAGGTCGAAGCGCTGCATAACTCGCAGATGCAGGAAGCGGCAGAGTAG
- a CDS encoding cytochrome c oxidase subunit 3 family protein, with protein sequence MTVAESTHEHDAHGHHSPEAHVAHHFESPQQQFDSGKLGIWMFLITEVLFFSGMFCAYAIYRSLHPEIFIDAAKELNAMLGALNTVVLIVSSLTMAWAVRAAQLSQKRLLIVLLWITLALAGVFLGVKTVEYTTKFQHELYPGIYNHFAQEQYPAVADKYVSKANQAAHGDEHATEAPAHDEEHGSTSAGGDHAEHAHAEEGGHGHGGAQGVRNIHIFFGIYYMMTGIHAIHIIGGMGAIGWLIYRANKGEFSSEYFGPVDYVGLYWHLVDLIWIYLFPLLYLIH encoded by the coding sequence ATGACGGTCGCTGAGTCGACGCACGAACACGACGCGCATGGTCACCACAGCCCCGAGGCGCATGTCGCCCACCATTTCGAATCGCCGCAACAGCAATTCGATTCGGGGAAGCTGGGAATTTGGATGTTCCTGATTACGGAAGTCCTGTTCTTCAGCGGCATGTTTTGCGCCTATGCGATCTACCGTTCGCTGCACCCCGAAATCTTTATTGACGCCGCCAAAGAGCTGAACGCGATGCTCGGCGCGCTCAATACGGTCGTGCTGATCGTCAGCAGCTTGACGATGGCCTGGGCGGTGCGTGCGGCGCAACTGAGCCAGAAAAGACTGCTGATCGTGCTGCTGTGGATTACGTTGGCTTTGGCCGGCGTCTTTCTCGGCGTGAAAACGGTCGAATACACCACCAAGTTTCAGCACGAACTTTATCCCGGCATCTACAACCATTTCGCCCAAGAGCAATATCCGGCCGTCGCTGACAAATATGTGTCGAAAGCGAATCAGGCCGCACACGGCGACGAGCACGCGACCGAAGCGCCGGCTCACGATGAAGAACATGGTTCGACCTCCGCAGGCGGTGATCATGCTGAACATGCTCACGCCGAAGAAGGCGGACACGGACATGGCGGCGCTCAAGGAGTCCGAAACATCCATATCTTTTTCGGCATCTATTACATGATGACCGGAATTCACGCGATTCACATTATCGGCGGCATGGGCGCGATTGGGTGGCTGATCTATCGGGCCAACAAAGGTGAATTCAGCAGCGAGTATTTTGGTCCGGTCGACTATGTGGGCCTGTATTGGCACTTGGTCGACTTGATCTGGATTTACCTCTTCCCGCTTCTTTACCTGATCCACTAA
- a CDS encoding cbb3-type cytochrome c oxidase subunit I has product MSVGSTPDKFQAANLDGAQTREDNYLLASSGVGSWLFTLDHKRIGVMYLVGILVSFFLGGIFALILRAELFTGTKLFLTEDQYNQMFTLHGAVMTFLFIIPSIPAALGNFVLPVMLGQKDVAFPRMNLGSFYLWVVGAIFFLCAIIFGGLDTGWTFYTPYSVTTSTRVILALLGVFVLGFSSIFTGLNFIVTINTMRPHGMTWFKMPLFLWSIYATSIIQLLATPVLGITGLLLIAERALHIGIFDPEMGGDPVLFQHFFWFYSHPAVYIMILPAMGIISELIAVFSRKHIFGYRFIAYSSIAIALLGFLVWGHHMFVSGQSQLAAVVFSGLTFSVSIPSAIKVFNWLATMYKGSISLATPMCYALAFIFLFTIGGLTGLFLGALATDIQLHDTYFVVAHFHYVMMGGTLVAFVGGLYYWWPKMFGVMYNENAGRLFCLIVFLGFNLTFFPQFIMGARGMPRRYARYVEEFQIYHQLSTLGAFLLGIGMVGAIGVLLYSLYRGKKAPANPWGANTLEWMCSSPPPLANFDNPPPVGDPYDYSNLRYDEREGGYVTVPGPAKKTSSH; this is encoded by the coding sequence ATGAGCGTTGGTTCGACGCCAGATAAGTTTCAAGCCGCCAATTTAGACGGCGCCCAGACGCGGGAAGACAACTACCTGTTGGCTTCCAGCGGCGTCGGGTCATGGTTGTTCACCCTCGATCACAAGCGGATCGGGGTGATGTACCTGGTTGGCATCTTGGTATCGTTTTTCCTGGGAGGGATCTTCGCGCTGATCTTGCGTGCGGAACTGTTCACCGGGACGAAACTCTTCCTCACCGAAGACCAATACAACCAGATGTTCACGCTGCATGGAGCGGTGATGACCTTTTTGTTCATCATCCCTAGTATTCCGGCGGCGCTGGGCAACTTCGTGTTGCCGGTGATGCTCGGTCAGAAGGATGTCGCGTTTCCCCGAATGAACCTCGGTAGCTTCTACCTGTGGGTCGTCGGTGCGATCTTCTTCCTCTGCGCGATCATCTTTGGCGGACTCGATACCGGCTGGACGTTCTATACGCCGTATAGCGTGACGACCAGCACGCGAGTGATCTTGGCTTTGCTCGGCGTCTTCGTCCTGGGGTTCAGCTCGATTTTTACCGGGCTCAACTTCATTGTGACGATCAACACCATGCGTCCCCACGGGATGACCTGGTTCAAGATGCCGCTCTTTCTGTGGTCGATCTACGCGACGTCGATCATTCAGCTGTTGGCGACGCCGGTTCTCGGCATCACCGGTTTGTTGTTGATCGCCGAGCGTGCGCTGCATATCGGGATATTTGATCCCGAGATGGGGGGCGATCCCGTGTTGTTCCAGCACTTCTTCTGGTTCTATTCGCACCCCGCCGTGTACATCATGATTTTGCCGGCGATGGGGATCATCAGCGAACTGATCGCGGTTTTTAGCCGCAAGCATATCTTTGGTTACCGCTTTATCGCCTATAGCTCGATCGCGATCGCATTGTTGGGATTCCTGGTTTGGGGGCACCACATGTTCGTCAGCGGTCAGTCGCAACTTGCGGCGGTCGTTTTCAGCGGGCTCACCTTTAGCGTTTCGATTCCATCGGCGATCAAAGTGTTTAACTGGCTCGCGACGATGTACAAAGGATCGATCAGCCTGGCGACGCCGATGTGCTACGCGTTGGCGTTCATCTTCCTGTTTACGATCGGCGGTTTGACCGGGCTGTTTCTCGGCGCTTTGGCGACCGACATTCAACTGCACGACACGTACTTTGTGGTCGCTCACTTTCACTACGTGATGATGGGCGGAACGCTGGTCGCTTTTGTGGGCGGGCTCTATTACTGGTGGCCGAAGATGTTCGGCGTCATGTATAACGAGAACGCCGGCCGTTTGTTCTGCTTGATCGTCTTTTTGGGATTCAACCTGACGTTCTTCCCGCAGTTCATCATGGGCGCTCGCGGCATGCCGCGTCGCTATGCTCGGTACGTCGAAGAGTTTCAGATTTATCACCAGTTGTCGACGCTGGGAGCATTTTTGCTGGGCATCGGTATGGTGGGCGCGATCGGCGTGCTGTTGTACTCGCTCTACCGCGGCAAGAAGGCTCCGGCGAATCCGTGGGGCGCTAACACGCTGGAGTGGATGTGCAGTTCGCCTCCGCCGTTGGCCAACTTTGACAACCCGCCGCCGGTCGGCGATCCCTACGACTACAGCAATTTGCGATACGATGAACGGGAAGGCGGCTATGTCACCGTGCCCGGACCAGCTAAAAAAACGTCTAGCCACTGA
- the coxB gene encoding cytochrome c oxidase subunit II: protein MNLLSNLPLLADADGGLFFGPANSTFAPMVDDLFDLIYWISAFFFVLIVGVMVYFVLKYYRRPGHGPQPSPTHNNTLEIAWSVLPSFLLVVFFVMGFTNYMSMRTPPDDAYEIHVQAKKWSWLFVYPNGAESSDLHIPVGRPVRFILESEDVLHNMFVPAFRTKMDCVPGRYNEIWVEAVNTTGSGINPDEHKPHDLFCAEYCGRDHSNMHAFVYVYETGDFDAWLEKAANLYEGRTMAEVGELLYKRKGCISCHSIDGTKKAGPSFKDSFGTAHKFTDGTEAVMDENYIRESIRDPRAKVVAGYQPVMPVFPSSRLSDKDITAIAEFIKSLK, encoded by the coding sequence ATGAATTTGCTCAGCAATTTGCCTTTGTTGGCGGACGCCGACGGCGGTCTGTTTTTCGGTCCCGCCAACTCCACGTTTGCGCCGATGGTCGACGATCTGTTCGACCTGATCTATTGGATCTCGGCCTTCTTTTTCGTTCTGATCGTCGGCGTGATGGTCTACTTCGTTTTGAAGTACTATCGCCGACCGGGACATGGGCCGCAGCCGTCGCCGACGCACAACAACACGTTGGAAATCGCCTGGTCGGTGTTGCCGTCGTTCCTGTTGGTCGTCTTCTTCGTGATGGGCTTCACCAACTACATGAGCATGCGGACGCCGCCGGACGACGCCTATGAAATTCATGTTCAGGCGAAGAAATGGTCTTGGCTGTTCGTCTATCCGAACGGCGCCGAGTCGAGCGATCTGCACATTCCGGTGGGACGTCCGGTCCGGTTTATCCTGGAGTCGGAAGACGTGCTGCACAACATGTTTGTGCCGGCCTTCCGGACCAAAATGGACTGCGTGCCGGGACGCTACAACGAGATCTGGGTCGAAGCGGTCAACACGACTGGTTCGGGCATTAACCCCGATGAACACAAACCGCACGACTTGTTCTGCGCCGAGTACTGCGGTCGCGATCACTCCAACATGCATGCGTTTGTTTACGTCTACGAGACCGGCGACTTTGACGCGTGGTTAGAAAAAGCCGCCAACTTGTACGAAGGCCGCACCATGGCCGAAGTAGGCGAGTTGCTCTACAAACGCAAAGGCTGCATCAGCTGTCATTCGATCGACGGCACGAAGAAAGCCGGTCCTTCGTTCAAAGACAGTTTCGGAACAGCGCACAAGTTCACCGACGGCACTGAAGCCGTGATGGATGAAAACTACATTCGCGAGTCGATTCGCGATCCGCGAGCCAAAGTGGTCGCTGGATATCAACCGGTCATGCCGGTGTTCCCCAGTTCGCGCTTGAGCGACAAGGATATCACGGCGATCGCCGAATTCATCAAGAGCCTGAAGTAA
- a CDS encoding SCO family protein, with amino-acid sequence MSPVLQFANAAILLIALTATSQQLRAEVPGEDPQELRDLTIIEHPNDLLPLDLTFRDDAGETVRLGDYFQGKNPVILSMNYSNCPMLCQVQLNGLVDGLDRVIWTAGQEYQVISVSIDPTETPEKALQTKEKYLDLYGRPESADGWHFLTGDQASIQKLADAIGFQFRYVPERNEYAHPALLTLCTPDGRISRYMYGVEFPPQTLRLSLVEASEGKIGTTTDRFLLFCFHYDPSTGAYGPVAMNIMKVGGATMLAALLMYLAPFWLASSWFRRRRQAKEARKANWPVEENVSVTTR; translated from the coding sequence ATGTCGCCGGTCTTGCAGTTCGCGAATGCCGCAATTTTGCTGATCGCCTTGACGGCGACATCGCAGCAGTTGCGCGCCGAAGTTCCGGGTGAAGACCCGCAAGAGCTTCGCGATCTGACGATCATCGAACATCCCAATGACCTATTGCCGCTCGATCTGACCTTCCGCGACGACGCCGGCGAGACGGTGCGTTTGGGAGATTACTTCCAAGGGAAGAACCCTGTCATTCTCTCGATGAACTATTCCAACTGCCCGATGCTTTGTCAGGTACAGTTGAACGGCTTGGTGGACGGCTTGGATCGCGTCATCTGGACAGCGGGACAAGAGTACCAGGTCATCTCGGTCAGCATTGATCCGACGGAGACGCCGGAGAAGGCGCTGCAGACCAAAGAAAAATATCTCGATCTCTATGGTCGCCCTGAGAGCGCCGACGGTTGGCACTTTTTGACCGGCGACCAAGCGAGCATTCAGAAATTGGCCGACGCGATCGGCTTTCAATTTCGGTATGTGCCAGAGCGTAACGAGTACGCTCATCCGGCGCTGCTGACTCTCTGCACTCCAGACGGGAGAATCTCCCGTTATATGTATGGCGTGGAATTTCCGCCGCAAACGTTGCGGCTTTCGTTAGTGGAAGCAAGTGAAGGCAAGATCGGCACAACGACCGATCGATTTCTGCTATTCTGCTTTCATTACGATCCCAGCACAGGCGCCTATGGCCCGGTGGCGATGAATATCATGAAAGTTGGCGGCGCAACCATGTTGGCCGCTTTGCTGATGTATCTCGCACCGTTTTGGCTTGCTTCTAGTTGGTTTCGCCGACGACGGCAAGCAAAAGAAGCACGGAAGGCGAACTGGCCTGTCGAAGAGAACGTCTCTGTCACCACGCGCTAA